One genomic segment of Pseudorca crassidens isolate mPseCra1 chromosome X, mPseCra1.hap1, whole genome shotgun sequence includes these proteins:
- the RIBC1 gene encoding LOW QUALITY PROTEIN: RIB43A-like with coiled-coils protein 1 (The sequence of the model RefSeq protein was modified relative to this genomic sequence to represent the inferred CDS: inserted 2 bases in 1 codon) has protein sequence MEMRILWSDWDTGWGKLWPEMYKVDPPPHPKEVAAIEARRNQEKEQQSQLFNVWTREMRVDAEALNSQVEEKKLRKAKKQSKVAAYGTNQVQYDVVAQILQKEQAERTGRLAKKMQXFRKQKQQLKKRHELDFWDSDRLWREFPAHLGDNDPHWGPTSLQCFSGEDLDRAICLRMQQEEFMHSLEKPLQEQQQARVEENCADMLSEQLRLAMDLQATQLAKLEDCCHKAIMSAMANANKAQVAKMAKQQHREHQHQQEDNLMENQNQITSEVLTENPQVAQNPMAPHRVLPYCWKGVILEQRAAIRKVQEVQHHEKEAQRQTEQALDTKWESQPMCLAQAAMELEEQERELCAEFRRVLGSFNQQLAKEQKDQPLDFYLNSIIYTNQPTAQYHLQFNTSSR, from the exons ATGGAGATGAGGATACTCTGGAGCGACTGGGATACGGGCTGGGGAAAACTATGGCCAGAG ATGTATAAGGTAGACCCACCACCACATCCCAAGGAGGTGGCAGCCATAGAGGctagaagaaatcaagaaaaggAGCAACAGAGCCAACTCTTCAATGTGTGGACCAGAGAAATGCGG GTGGATGCTGAAGCCCTGAACAGCCAGGTGGAAGAGAAAAAGCTTAGGAAGGCAAAAAAGCAGAGCAAGGTGGCAGCTTATG GTACCAACCAGGTGCAATATGATGTGGTGGCTCAGATACTACAGAAGGAACAGGCAGAACGGACAGGTCGGCTGGCCAAGAAAATGCA GTTTCGgaagcagaagcagcagctcaAGAAAAGGCATGAACTTGACTTTTGGGATTCAGACCGACTCTGGAGGGAGTTTCCAGCTCATCTTGGTGACAATGATCCCCACTGGGGCCCAACCAGCCTGCAGTGCTTCTCTGGGGAAGATTTGGACAGGGCCATATGCCTGAGAATGCAGCAGGAAGAGTTCATGCACAGCCTGGAGAAGCCGCTGCAAGAGCAACAGCAAGCCAGAGTTGAGGAGAACTGTGCAG ATATGCTCAGTGAACAGCTGCGCCTAGCCATGGACTTGCAGGCCACCCAGCTGGCCAAGCTGGAGGACTGCTGCCACAAGGCCATAATGTCTGCCATGGCCAACGCCAACAAGGCCCAG GTAGCTAAGATGGCTAAGCAGCAGCACCGTGAGCATCAGCACCAACAGGAGGACAACCTCATGGAGAACCAAAACCAGATCACAAGTGAAGTACTGACTGAGAACCCCCAGGTCGCCCAAAACCCTATGgctccccacagggtcctgcccTATTGCTGGAAGGGCGTGATTCTAGAGCAGAGAGCTGCCATCAGGAAAGTACAGGAGGTGCAACACCATGAAAAGGAGGCACAGCGCCAGACCGAACAAGCACTGGATACCAAATGGGAAAGCCAGCCCATGTGCTTGGCCCAGGCAGCAATGGAGCTagaagagcaggagagggagCTGTGTGCTGAATTTCGGAGGGTACTAGGCTCCTTCAACCAGCAGCTGGCTAAGGAGCAAAAAGACCA GCCTCTGGATTTCTATCTGAATTCAATAATCTACACCAATCAACCTACAGCCCAATATCACTTGCAATTCAACACCAGCAGCCGCTGA